One window of Scylla paramamosain isolate STU-SP2022 chromosome 47, ASM3559412v1, whole genome shotgun sequence genomic DNA carries:
- the LOC135094986 gene encoding mitotic spindle assembly checkpoint protein MAD2A-like isoform X1: MAGTAQEVTNAITLKGSAQLVSEFFYFGINSILYQRGIYPPDSFTFKQQYGLTLYTTTDAAVKEYLDNILAQIKEWLEAGEVQRLVLVVANVDTKEVLERWDFMVQQEAGFTAEEAKDGKARTKDLKLIQKEMRDVIRQITACVTFLPLLDCVCSFDLQVYTHKDTKASEKWIESPPCFIANSQEVRLKSFSTSIQRVDTCVSYKMDD, from the exons ATGGCGGGCACAGCACAAGAGGTCACCAACGCAATTACCCTCAAGGGCTCGGCACAGCTGGTGTCCGAGTTCTTCT ACTTCGGCATCAACAGCATCTTGTACCAGCGAGGCATCTACCCACCAGACTCCTTCACTTTCAAGCAGCAATATGGCCTCACCCTCTACACCACCACCGACGCCGCTGTCAAGGAGTACCTCGATAACATCCTGGCCCAGatcaagg AGTGGCTGGAGGCTGGCGAGGTGCAGaggctggtgctggtggtggctaaCGTGGACACCAAGGAAGTACTGGAGCGTTGGGACTTCATGGTGCAGCAGGAGGCCGGCTTCACTGCGGAGGAGGCTAAGGA cGGCAAGGCAAGGACCAAGGACCTCAAGCTGATTCAGAAGGAGATGCGAGATGTCATTCGGCAGATCACAGCCTGCgtcactttccttcccctgctggactgtgtgt GCTCGTTTGACCTCCAGGTGTACACCCACAAGGACACCAAGGCCTCGGAGAAGTGGATCGAGTCCCCACCCTGCTTCATTGCTAATTCTCAGGAAGTGCGGCTTAAGTCCTTTTCCACCTCCATCCAACGAGTGGACACCTGCGTCAGCTACAAGATGGATGACtga
- the LOC135094986 gene encoding mitotic spindle assembly checkpoint protein MAD2A-like isoform X2 encodes MADFGINSILYQRGIYPPDSFTFKQQYGLTLYTTTDAAVKEYLDNILAQIKEWLEAGEVQRLVLVVANVDTKEVLERWDFMVQQEAGFTAEEAKDGKARTKDLKLIQKEMRDVIRQITACVTFLPLLDCVCSFDLQVYTHKDTKASEKWIESPPCFIANSQEVRLKSFSTSIQRVDTCVSYKMDD; translated from the exons ATGGCGG ACTTCGGCATCAACAGCATCTTGTACCAGCGAGGCATCTACCCACCAGACTCCTTCACTTTCAAGCAGCAATATGGCCTCACCCTCTACACCACCACCGACGCCGCTGTCAAGGAGTACCTCGATAACATCCTGGCCCAGatcaagg AGTGGCTGGAGGCTGGCGAGGTGCAGaggctggtgctggtggtggctaaCGTGGACACCAAGGAAGTACTGGAGCGTTGGGACTTCATGGTGCAGCAGGAGGCCGGCTTCACTGCGGAGGAGGCTAAGGA cGGCAAGGCAAGGACCAAGGACCTCAAGCTGATTCAGAAGGAGATGCGAGATGTCATTCGGCAGATCACAGCCTGCgtcactttccttcccctgctggactgtgtgt GCTCGTTTGACCTCCAGGTGTACACCCACAAGGACACCAAGGCCTCGGAGAAGTGGATCGAGTCCCCACCCTGCTTCATTGCTAATTCTCAGGAAGTGCGGCTTAAGTCCTTTTCCACCTCCATCCAACGAGTGGACACCTGCGTCAGCTACAAGATGGATGACtga